Part of the Brevibacillus brevis genome is shown below.
GGACAGGTGTAAGGAGGCGGTAGGATGGAGGAGCAACAATCGATCTCCCTGTTTGCCGAGACATTTATTCGCGGCTTTGTGGCGCAAGAAATTTTTTACAATGAAGAAACGTGGTACGGAGTGATCCGTCTAAAAATAGAAGAGACCACCGAGTCCATCAAGGATTCGGAGGTGGTGATCGTCGGCAACTTCCCCCGCCCTCACCCTGATGAGCTGTACACCTTTTACGGAGACTGGAAGACGCATGCCCGCTTCGGCCAGCAGTACGTCGCCCGTCGCTACGAACGGGAGACGCCGAAAACCATCGCAGGTGTCGAACGTTATTTGGCGAGCGGGCTGTTCCAGGGCATCGGCAAAAAAATGGCGAAGCGCATTGTCGAGCATCTAGGCGTGGATGCGTTGACGATCATAGCCGATCATCCGGAACGTCTGGCAGAAGTGCCTGGCATATCCGAATCGCGTGCGAAGATCATTTACGACTCGGTGATTGAGCATCGTTCGTTGGAGAGCGCGATGGTGTTTTTGTACGATTTCGGCATCGGCGTGAATATGGCATTGCGCATCTATCAGACGTACAAGCTGGAGACGATGACCGTCCTGAAGGAAGAACCGTACAGGCTGATCGAGGATATCCAAGGAATCGGGTTTAAGCGGGCAGACGATATTGCTCGTTCTACCGGGATCGCTGCTTCCTCCGAAGAGAGGGTCAAGGCGGCTGCCTTGTTTACCTTGCAGGAGGCATCCTATTCGGAAGGGCACGTGTATTTGCCGGTCGACGAGCTGTGCGAAAAAACGAAACGGCTGCTGGATGAATGCGGCGGCCACGCATTTTCCGGCGAGGAAATCACGCAGGCGGTCGAAGCCTTGTTCATCGCCAGCAAGGTCGCCTGGGAAGACGATCGGGTTTATTTGCCTTCCTTGTTTTTCGCAGAGCTCGGACTGGCGAAAAGGCTGCGGCACTTTGCGAGCAGAGACCAATTCGGTTCCTTTCCCGCTTCCGAATTTTACAGAGCGATCGGCGCGGTCGAGGACGAGCTGGCGATCACGTACGCCCAGACTCAGCGCGATGCAATCGAACAGGCGATCACGTCCGGGCTGATGCTCCTCACCGGGGGGCCCGGAACCGGAAAGACCACAGTCATCAGGGGGATCTGCCGGGTGTTCGCGCAGCTTCACGGC
Proteins encoded:
- a CDS encoding ATP-dependent RecD-like DNA helicase, with the protein product MEEQQSISLFAETFIRGFVAQEIFYNEETWYGVIRLKIEETTESIKDSEVVIVGNFPRPHPDELYTFYGDWKTHARFGQQYVARRYERETPKTIAGVERYLASGLFQGIGKKMAKRIVEHLGVDALTIIADHPERLAEVPGISESRAKIIYDSVIEHRSLESAMVFLYDFGIGVNMALRIYQTYKLETMTVLKEEPYRLIEDIQGIGFKRADDIARSTGIAASSEERVKAAALFTLQEASYSEGHVYLPVDELCEKTKRLLDECGGHAFSGEEITQAVEALFIASKVAWEDDRVYLPSLFFAELGLAKRLRHFASRDQFGSFPASEFYRAIGAVEDELAITYAQTQRDAIEQAITSGLMLLTGGPGTGKTTVIRGICRVFAQLHGLSLDLRKYGEDNPFPIVLVAPTGRAAKRMTETTGLPAMTIHRLLGYKGESFEHDAEHPIRGRLLIIDEMSMVDIWLANQLFRAVPDDMQIIMVGDPDQLPSVGPGNVLQDMIRSGLIPLVQLTEIYRQAEESTIIRLAHDVRKGHVPADLLHTTPDRRFFTSSPQDVPEAVKQICSGAVKKGYTAKDVQVLAPMYKGNAGVNRLNEELQELFNPKTAQKRQVTFGETVFRTGDKVLQLVNNAEEQVFNGDMGEIVAIFFPNENAENEEMLVASFDGREVTYKRSAYHQLTLAYCCSVHKSQGSEFPIVVMPFVKSYYRMLRRKLVYTGITRSKSFLIMCGEPDAFRAAVETDEEGVRYSYLEERLRQE